Proteins from a genomic interval of Sphingobacterium lactis:
- a CDS encoding DUF389 domain-containing protein has product MNKLYRFLNLHFGEEAKDKVLENVTASISFRGANVWILACAIAVASVGLNVNSTAVIIGAMLISPLMGPIVGAGFALGVYDFDLLKKSIKNLAIATVVSLFVSFLYFLLSPFKEAQSELLARTAPNIYDVLIAFFGGLAGVIALTRVEKGNPIPGVAIATALMPPLCTAGYGLAIGNFSYFGGALYLYTINCFFICISTFLIVKLLKYPKVKFVDKAREKKITRTITTLILVMLIPSFYLAYQLLQEKKYSQNVDNFIQQEFTNKGYTLIYENTHFNSRPKKIEVAFLDKKFSNAEKEDLNQKLATYQIEGTELVIRQDSTDLKRDILAEISKQSRNVSESDVTIQNLRKELASYTFSDQELISEINILFPELAPYSIGKQLVVVNPDSSFHQNIVTYTSGEAIPAAELSKLKTWLETKLNSKNVRIIRAQ; this is encoded by the coding sequence ATGAATAAACTTTACAGATTTTTAAACCTTCACTTTGGTGAAGAAGCTAAGGACAAGGTCTTGGAAAATGTGACCGCGAGCATCTCCTTCCGGGGTGCCAACGTTTGGATTTTGGCCTGTGCCATTGCTGTCGCTTCCGTAGGTTTGAATGTGAATTCCACAGCCGTCATAATCGGTGCTATGTTAATATCGCCCTTGATGGGGCCGATCGTCGGTGCTGGTTTTGCGTTGGGTGTGTACGATTTCGACCTATTGAAAAAGTCGATTAAGAACCTGGCCATTGCAACGGTCGTGAGTTTATTTGTCTCTTTTCTCTATTTCCTACTGAGCCCATTTAAAGAGGCGCAATCGGAGTTATTGGCACGGACAGCACCCAATATCTACGATGTCCTGATCGCTTTCTTCGGTGGTCTTGCAGGGGTGATTGCATTAACCCGCGTGGAAAAGGGAAACCCCATCCCCGGTGTAGCGATCGCAACGGCCTTGATGCCTCCCCTATGTACTGCAGGATACGGCTTGGCAATCGGTAATTTCAGCTATTTTGGCGGTGCCCTATACCTCTACACCATCAACTGTTTCTTTATCTGTATCTCAACCTTTTTGATCGTTAAATTACTCAAATACCCAAAAGTGAAATTTGTGGACAAGGCAAGAGAGAAAAAAATCACCAGGACCATTACCACACTGATCTTGGTCATGTTGATCCCAAGCTTTTATCTGGCCTACCAGCTCTTGCAGGAAAAGAAATACTCCCAGAATGTAGACAACTTCATCCAGCAGGAATTTACGAACAAGGGATATACCCTGATCTACGAAAACACCCATTTCAATAGCCGTCCGAAAAAAATCGAGGTCGCTTTCTTGGACAAGAAGTTCAGTAACGCCGAAAAGGAAGATCTCAACCAGAAACTCGCTACTTACCAGATCGAAGGTACGGAATTGGTAATTCGCCAGGACAGTACGGATCTGAAGCGCGATATCCTTGCTGAAATCAGTAAGCAATCCAGGAATGTATCCGAATCCGATGTAACCATCCAGAACCTTCGCAAAGAGCTCGCAAGCTATACCTTCAGCGACCAGGAACTGATCAGTGAGATCAACATCCTATTCCCGGAATTGGCACCGTACAGCATCGGGAAGCAGCTGGTTGTGGTAAACCCGGACAGCAGCTTCCACCAGAACATCGTGACCTACACTTCTGGCGAAGCCATACCGGCAGCCGAATTGTCAAAACTCAAAACCTGGCTGGAAACCAAATTGAACAGCAAGAATGTCCGCATCATACGCGCACAATAA
- the nhaA gene encoding Na+/H+ antiporter NhaA, whose protein sequence is MANLINLNVFKDFFKSSNAGGILLFICVIISMIIANTPLAPALQNFLDSRWGYESESIHLNYSILLWINDGLMAIFFLLVGLEIKREIVEGELSSPKKASLPILCAIGGAAVPALVYLSLNAGQETASGWGIPMATDIAFALAVINLLGNRVPSSLKIFLAALAIVDDLIAILVIAFFYSSGIEVSYLLYALGGMVILILMNRFNVLNPYLYLIPGVFIWYFIHHSGIHATIAGVLVAMTIPTNDTDVESPLERLEHALVKPVNFIIIPLFAFANTNITLENEMLAGLTAPLGLGITLGLLIGKPVGILLTSYICTKLKLSSLPEGSTWRHILGVGLLAGIGFTMSIFIAILSFKDPLFVSEAKLSILITSLLAGVIGYFFLNSKKQYN, encoded by the coding sequence ATGGCTAATTTGATTAACCTCAATGTATTTAAAGATTTCTTTAAATCCAGTAATGCAGGTGGTATTCTGCTTTTTATCTGCGTTATTATTTCGATGATCATTGCAAACACGCCCTTAGCGCCGGCTTTGCAGAACTTCCTGGACAGCCGATGGGGGTATGAATCGGAATCGATTCACCTGAATTACTCCATTCTCTTGTGGATTAACGATGGATTAATGGCCATCTTCTTTTTATTGGTGGGTCTGGAGATCAAGCGTGAAATCGTGGAGGGTGAACTTTCCTCACCCAAAAAGGCTTCTTTACCGATCCTGTGTGCCATTGGCGGCGCCGCAGTGCCAGCCTTGGTCTACCTATCCCTGAACGCGGGACAGGAAACCGCATCTGGTTGGGGAATTCCAATGGCGACCGATATTGCCTTTGCACTGGCGGTTATCAATCTGTTGGGCAATAGGGTGCCAAGTAGTTTGAAGATCTTCCTCGCCGCATTGGCCATTGTCGATGACTTAATTGCCATCCTGGTTATTGCGTTCTTCTATTCATCAGGGATTGAAGTATCTTATCTCCTGTATGCCTTAGGTGGTATGGTGATCTTGATCCTCATGAATAGGTTCAATGTACTCAATCCGTACTTGTACCTTATTCCTGGTGTATTTATCTGGTACTTTATCCATCACTCTGGTATCCATGCGACCATCGCTGGGGTATTGGTTGCGATGACCATTCCGACGAATGATACGGATGTGGAATCTCCTTTGGAGCGCTTGGAGCATGCCTTGGTAAAACCGGTTAACTTTATCATTATCCCACTTTTTGCTTTCGCCAATACCAATATTACGCTCGAAAATGAGATGCTTGCCGGATTGACAGCACCATTGGGCTTGGGGATTACCTTGGGACTGCTGATCGGAAAACCAGTCGGTATTCTGTTGACATCGTATATCTGTACGAAATTGAAGTTGAGTTCCTTGCCAGAAGGTAGCACCTGGCGCCATATCCTGGGCGTTGGACTCCTGGCGGGTATCGGATTTACCATGTCCATCTTTATCGCGATCCTATCCTTCAAAGATCCACTTTTCGTATCGGAAGCCAAGTTGTCCATCCTGATTACCTCATTACTGGCAGGGGTGATCGGTTACTTCTTCCTGAATTCAAAGAAACAATATAATTAA